In one window of Streptomyces sp. FXJ1.172 DNA:
- a CDS encoding PPOX class F420-dependent oxidoreductase, whose product MTSARTSPALAPFVKQYAALLTTHKRDGTGVGTPVNIAVEGDHAYFRTPGTTWKVKRLRNNPEVELAPSTLRGAPTGPEIHARARLLEHGSPEDRHAAQLLRHKYPVMHGVLVPLSHKLMRAPTLHYEVRPVQEEPPAGKWAEPTDR is encoded by the coding sequence ATGACCAGTGCGCGCACGAGCCCCGCCCTCGCCCCGTTCGTCAAGCAGTACGCCGCCCTGCTCACGACCCACAAACGGGACGGCACCGGCGTCGGCACCCCGGTGAACATCGCCGTCGAGGGGGACCACGCCTACTTCCGGACCCCGGGCACCACCTGGAAGGTCAAGCGCCTGCGCAACAACCCCGAGGTGGAGCTGGCCCCCTCCACCCTGCGCGGTGCCCCCACCGGCCCGGAGATCCACGCACGGGCCCGGCTGCTGGAGCACGGCAGCCCGGAGGACCGGCACGCGGCGCAGCTGCTGCGGCACAAGTACCCGGTCATGCATGGGGTGTTGGTGCCGCTGTCGCACAAGCTGATGCGTGCGCCGACGCTGCACTACGAGGTACGGCCCGTGCAGGAGGAGCCGCCCGCCGGGAAGTGGGCGGAGCCCACCGACCGGTGA
- the serC gene encoding phosphoserine transaminase: MADIQIPADIKPADGRFGAGPSKVRTEALDALAATGSSLLGTSHRQAPVKNLVGKVREGISELFSLPEGYEVILGNGGSTAFWDIATHGLIENKSQHLNFGEFSSKFAKAAKLAPWLAEPTVISTDPGTHPEARAEAGVDVYAFTHNETSTGVAMPIKRVEGADSGSLVLVDATSGAGGLPVDVAETDVYYFAPQKSFASDGGLWIGVFSPAAVERAERIHASGRHVPEFFSLPTAIDNSRKNQTYNTPALATLFLLNEQLEWLNGQGGLAFSTGRTKDSSTRLYSWAEESKYATPFVTDPAKRSQVIGTIDFADEIDAAAVAKVLRANGIVDTEPYRKLGRNQLRIAMFPAIDPADVEALTKCIDYVIEKL; the protein is encoded by the coding sequence GTGGCCGACATCCAGATTCCCGCTGACATCAAGCCCGCCGACGGACGTTTCGGCGCGGGCCCCTCCAAGGTGCGCACCGAGGCGCTGGACGCCCTCGCCGCCACCGGTTCGTCCCTGCTGGGCACCTCCCACCGCCAGGCGCCCGTCAAGAACCTGGTCGGCAAGGTCCGCGAGGGCATCTCCGAGCTGTTCTCCCTGCCCGAGGGCTACGAGGTGATCCTCGGCAACGGCGGCTCGACCGCCTTCTGGGACATCGCCACCCACGGCCTGATCGAGAACAAGTCCCAGCACCTGAACTTCGGCGAGTTCTCCTCCAAGTTCGCCAAGGCCGCCAAGCTGGCGCCCTGGCTGGCCGAGCCCACCGTCATCTCCACCGACCCCGGCACCCACCCGGAGGCGCGGGCCGAGGCCGGTGTCGACGTCTACGCCTTCACCCACAACGAGACCTCGACGGGCGTCGCGATGCCCATCAAGCGTGTCGAGGGCGCGGACTCCGGTTCCCTGGTGCTCGTGGACGCCACCTCCGGCGCGGGCGGCCTCCCGGTCGACGTCGCCGAGACCGACGTGTACTACTTCGCCCCGCAGAAGTCCTTCGCGTCCGACGGCGGCCTGTGGATCGGCGTCTTCTCGCCCGCCGCCGTCGAGCGCGCCGAGCGCATCCACGCGTCCGGCCGCCACGTGCCGGAGTTCTTCTCGCTCCCCACGGCGATCGACAACTCCCGCAAGAACCAGACGTACAACACCCCGGCCCTCGCCACGCTCTTCCTCCTCAACGAGCAGCTGGAGTGGCTCAACGGCCAGGGCGGCCTCGCCTTCTCCACGGGCCGCACCAAGGACTCCTCGACCCGCCTGTACAGCTGGGCGGAGGAGTCCAAGTACGCCACCCCGTTCGTCACCGACCCGGCCAAGCGCTCGCAGGTCATCGGCACGATCGACTTCGCCGACGAGATCGACGCCGCCGCCGTCGCCAAGGTCCTGCGCGCCAACGGCATCGTGGACACCGAGCCTTACCGCAAGCTCGGCCGCAACCAGCTCCGCATCGCGATGTTCCCGGCGATCGACCCGGCGGACGTCGAGGCGCTGACGAAGTGCATCGACTACGTCATCGAGAAGCTCTGA
- a CDS encoding FAD-binding and (Fe-S)-binding domain-containing protein, whose translation MTELAVALRRAVRGEVGFDVTSRALVTMDASNYRRVPLGVVAPRDADDVAAVLEVCRAHGVPVVARGGGTSIAGQATGAGVVLDFTRHMNGLLAVDPGTRTAVVQPGLVLDRLQEAAAPHGLRFGPDPSTHSRCTLGGMIGNNSCGSHSVAWGTTADSVRELSVVTARGRRLRLGQGWAGAPEGLRELAEGELARLRTGFPDLPRRISGYALDALLPEKGADVARSFCGSEGTLGVLTEAVVRLVQAPRARALAVLGYGDESAAAEAAAGLLGYGPLTVEGMAADLVRSPAGLPKAGAWLFVETGGESAGEARARAEEIVRAADVVDSLVVTDPAAQRTLWRIREDASGTATRMPDGSEAWPGWEDCAVPPVRLGAYLRDFRALLSAHDLRGTPYGHFGDGCIHVRIDFDLLTEAGIGRFRRFSEELADLVVAHGGSLSGEHGDGQARAELLPRMYGAETVRLFERAKALWDPDDLLNPGMLVRPAPLDANLRFSVLPAEPVDVAFGYPADGGDFRAAVRRCVGVAKCRTTTATGPAVMCPSFRATGEEEHSTRGRARLLHEMLAGGLVTDGWRSTEVRDALDLCLSCKGCRSDCPVGVDMATYKAEFLHHHYAGRRRPAAHHSMGRLPKWLRVVARTRTAPLLNALASLRPLAAAGKRLGGIAPEREIPRLATRTFTSWWRARRTAPAPTGELVVLWPDTFTEHLSPSVGRAAVRVLEAAGLRVTLPPTLLPRAGALGTGRSRSAAALLTARRARVCCGLTYVSTGQLDRARVVLRRTLDLMEPVLRARLPVVVLEPSCAAALRTDLPELLPDDPRAGELSRAVLTFAEALERHAPHWTPPAVNRPVVGQTHCHQHAVLGDTPDRRLREAAGLTGELAGGCCGLAGNFGFEKGHFEVSRACAEEQLLPAVREVPDQTVVLADGFSCRTQLEQLAGVRGRHLAEVLAEALAVRRPDAGS comes from the coding sequence ATGACAGAGCTTGCCGTTGCACTGCGCAGGGCCGTCCGGGGCGAGGTGGGTTTCGATGTCACCTCCCGGGCGCTGGTCACCATGGACGCATCCAACTACCGCCGGGTCCCGCTCGGCGTCGTGGCCCCGAGAGACGCCGACGACGTGGCCGCCGTGCTCGAGGTGTGCCGGGCGCACGGGGTGCCGGTGGTGGCGCGCGGCGGCGGCACGTCGATCGCCGGACAGGCCACGGGCGCGGGCGTGGTGCTGGACTTCACCCGGCACATGAACGGCCTGCTGGCGGTCGATCCCGGGACCCGCACGGCCGTCGTGCAGCCCGGGCTCGTCCTCGACCGGCTCCAGGAGGCCGCCGCTCCGCACGGCCTGCGGTTCGGCCCCGACCCCTCCACGCACAGCCGGTGCACGCTCGGCGGGATGATCGGCAACAACTCGTGCGGCTCCCACTCGGTCGCCTGGGGCACCACCGCGGACAGCGTGCGGGAGCTGTCCGTCGTCACCGCGCGCGGACGGCGGCTGCGGCTCGGGCAGGGCTGGGCGGGCGCACCCGAGGGACTGCGCGAGCTGGCGGAAGGGGAGCTGGCCCGGCTGCGCACCGGCTTCCCGGACCTGCCCCGCCGCATCTCCGGGTACGCGCTGGACGCGCTGCTGCCCGAGAAGGGCGCCGACGTCGCCCGCTCGTTCTGCGGCTCCGAGGGCACGCTGGGCGTGCTGACCGAGGCGGTCGTCCGGCTGGTTCAGGCACCCCGCGCGCGTGCCCTCGCCGTGCTCGGGTACGGCGACGAGAGCGCCGCCGCCGAGGCCGCCGCGGGCCTGCTGGGGTACGGCCCGCTGACGGTGGAGGGCATGGCCGCCGACCTGGTGCGCTCACCGGCCGGGCTGCCGAAGGCGGGCGCGTGGCTGTTCGTGGAGACCGGCGGGGAGTCGGCGGGCGAGGCACGCGCGCGTGCGGAGGAGATCGTCCGCGCGGCCGACGTCGTGGACTCCCTGGTGGTGACGGATCCGGCCGCCCAGCGGACCCTGTGGCGCATCCGCGAGGACGCGAGCGGTACGGCCACCCGGATGCCCGACGGCAGCGAGGCCTGGCCCGGCTGGGAGGACTGCGCGGTGCCACCCGTCCGGCTCGGCGCCTATCTGCGCGACTTCCGCGCCCTGCTGTCCGCCCACGACCTGCGCGGCACGCCGTACGGCCACTTCGGCGACGGCTGCATCCATGTCCGTATCGACTTCGACCTGCTCACCGAGGCCGGCATCGGCCGCTTCCGCCGCTTCTCCGAGGAGCTGGCCGACCTGGTGGTGGCGCACGGCGGCTCGCTGTCCGGGGAGCACGGCGACGGGCAGGCCCGCGCGGAGCTGCTGCCGCGCATGTACGGCGCCGAGACGGTCCGGCTCTTCGAGCGGGCCAAGGCGCTCTGGGACCCCGACGACCTGCTCAACCCCGGGATGCTGGTCCGCCCGGCCCCGCTGGACGCGAACCTCCGCTTCTCCGTGCTTCCGGCCGAGCCCGTCGACGTGGCCTTCGGCTATCCGGCCGACGGCGGCGACTTCCGCGCGGCCGTCCGCCGCTGCGTCGGCGTCGCCAAGTGCCGTACGACCACGGCGACCGGACCGGCCGTGATGTGCCCCTCCTTCCGTGCGACCGGCGAGGAGGAGCACTCCACGCGCGGCCGGGCCCGGCTGCTGCACGAGATGCTGGCGGGCGGCCTGGTCACCGACGGCTGGCGGTCCACGGAGGTCCGCGACGCCCTCGACCTGTGCCTGTCCTGCAAGGGCTGCCGCTCGGACTGCCCGGTCGGCGTCGACATGGCCACCTACAAGGCGGAGTTCCTGCACCACCACTACGCCGGCCGCCGCCGTCCCGCGGCTCACCACAGCATGGGCCGGCTGCCGAAGTGGCTGCGCGTGGTCGCCCGCACCCGCACGGCCCCGCTGCTCAACGCGCTGGCTTCGCTGCGGCCGCTCGCCGCGGCCGGCAAACGCCTGGGCGGGATCGCACCGGAGCGGGAGATCCCCCGTCTGGCGACGCGGACGTTCACCTCCTGGTGGCGCGCCAGGCGGACGGCCCCGGCGCCCACGGGAGAACTGGTCGTGCTGTGGCCCGACACCTTCACCGAGCATCTGTCCCCGTCCGTCGGCCGGGCCGCCGTCCGGGTGCTGGAGGCAGCCGGGCTGCGGGTGACCCTGCCGCCGACGCTGCTGCCGCGCGCGGGAGCCCTCGGGACGGGGCGCAGCAGGTCGGCCGCCGCGCTGCTCACCGCCCGCCGGGCCCGCGTCTGCTGCGGCCTGACCTATGTCTCGACCGGCCAACTGGACCGCGCCCGCGTGGTGTTGCGCCGCACGCTGGACCTGATGGAACCGGTGCTGCGGGCGCGGCTCCCGGTCGTCGTCCTCGAACCGAGCTGTGCGGCGGCCCTGCGCACCGACCTGCCCGAGCTGCTGCCCGACGACCCGCGCGCGGGAGAGCTGTCCCGGGCCGTCCTCACCTTCGCCGAGGCCCTCGAGCGGCACGCCCCGCACTGGACCCCGCCGGCCGTTAACCGCCCGGTCGTCGGCCAGACCCACTGCCACCAGCACGCGGTGCTCGGCGACACCCCCGACCGCCGCCTGCGCGAGGCCGCGGGCCTCACCGGTGAGCTGGCCGGGGGCTGCTGCGGCCTCGCGGGCAACTTCGGCTTCGAGAAAGGCCACTTCGAGGTGTCCCGCGCCTGTGCGGAGGAGCAGCTCCTCCCGGCGGTCCGCGAAGTCCCCGACCAGACGGTGGTCCTGGCCGACGGCTTCTCCTGCCGCACCCAGCTGGAGCAGCTGGCCGGGGTGCGCGGACGGCACCTGGCGGAGGTCCTGGCGGAGGCGCTCGCCGTACGGCGGCCTGACGCCGGATCATAA
- a CDS encoding ABC transporter ATP-binding protein yields the protein MSDESDESDEFEYETPTIPARTAFRRFWPLTQGLRKWLLMVWLCTVIAALAETEAILLFGDLTDHALEKGSLAAFWAPAVKWLGIAVAGALVAYAGNSLAAWATERFVMRLREHVFDHVQQLPPHFFQRHRQGDLLSRLTGDVEAIETMVVSGLVGAASAAFSALFYAVAAFWLRWDLAAATFVLAPLFWLAARRFSGSIKDVSREGRAADGAITSVVEESLGNIVLTQAYDRRDAERRRLREEANAWFRASVRSTRLNEAYEQLVQVIETVCVLAVTGIGAWEISTGRMTLGQLLAFAAFLGYLYPPVRGLAQLGLTVTAATAGAERLIEILDVHPSVTDPRTPTRTGRPDGTVEVREATFTYPEAGKAALQGLSFTVSPGELVIVTGPSGAGKSTVSKLLLRFYDPDSGEVLLDGVPLRDFPLARLREYITLLPQETLVLHDTVRANIACGRPGASDQAIEEAARAADAHDFIVRLPDGYDTKVDPNSARLSGGQLQRLAIARAILRDAPVLVLDEPTTGLDAMAARRVVKPLRRLMTGRTTIMITHDLNLAPDADRILVVDRGRIVERGRHEELLARGGAYARLHRSQNNAVMDTGELRMPLWEEIQGTGAPGAAAQGGTEASPAAYDHGAYAPAGAWTATARPAQPVQPAYESHGSVPGYLPDGRPLFRDEEAWPGI from the coding sequence ATGAGTGACGAGAGCGATGAGAGCGACGAGTTCGAGTACGAGACCCCGACGATTCCCGCCCGGACGGCGTTCCGCCGTTTCTGGCCGCTGACCCAGGGCTTGAGGAAATGGCTGCTCATGGTCTGGCTGTGCACGGTGATCGCCGCGCTCGCCGAGACCGAGGCCATCCTGCTGTTCGGCGACCTCACCGACCACGCCCTGGAGAAGGGCTCGCTGGCCGCGTTCTGGGCACCGGCCGTGAAGTGGCTGGGCATCGCCGTGGCCGGTGCGCTCGTCGCGTACGCCGGCAACTCCCTGGCCGCATGGGCAACCGAGCGGTTCGTGATGCGGCTGCGCGAGCACGTCTTCGACCACGTCCAGCAGTTGCCGCCGCACTTCTTCCAACGCCACCGCCAGGGCGATCTGCTCTCCCGGCTGACCGGTGACGTCGAGGCGATCGAGACGATGGTCGTCTCCGGTCTGGTCGGCGCGGCCTCGGCCGCGTTCTCCGCCCTCTTCTACGCCGTGGCCGCGTTCTGGCTGCGCTGGGACCTGGCCGCCGCCACCTTCGTCCTCGCGCCCCTGTTCTGGCTGGCCGCCCGCCGCTTCTCCGGTTCCATCAAGGACGTCTCCCGCGAGGGCCGGGCCGCCGACGGCGCGATCACCTCCGTGGTGGAGGAGTCCCTCGGCAACATCGTGCTCACCCAGGCCTACGACCGCCGCGACGCCGAGCGCCGCCGGCTGCGCGAGGAGGCGAACGCCTGGTTCCGTGCCTCGGTCCGCTCCACCCGTCTCAACGAGGCCTACGAGCAGCTCGTCCAGGTCATCGAGACGGTGTGCGTGCTCGCGGTGACCGGCATCGGCGCCTGGGAGATCTCCACCGGCCGGATGACCCTCGGCCAGCTCCTCGCCTTCGCCGCGTTCCTCGGCTACCTCTACCCGCCGGTGCGCGGCCTCGCCCAGCTGGGCCTGACGGTCACCGCCGCCACGGCGGGCGCCGAGCGGCTCATCGAGATCCTGGACGTGCACCCCTCGGTCACCGACCCCCGCACGCCGACGCGGACCGGCCGCCCGGACGGAACGGTCGAGGTCAGGGAGGCCACCTTCACCTACCCGGAGGCCGGCAAGGCCGCCCTCCAGGGACTGTCCTTCACGGTCAGCCCCGGTGAGCTGGTGATCGTCACCGGCCCGAGCGGCGCCGGAAAGTCCACGGTCTCCAAGCTCCTGCTCCGCTTCTACGACCCCGACTCCGGAGAGGTCCTGCTGGACGGCGTCCCCCTGCGCGACTTCCCGCTGGCCCGGCTGCGCGAGTACATCACCCTGCTCCCGCAGGAGACCCTCGTCCTGCACGACACGGTCCGCGCCAACATCGCCTGCGGCCGCCCCGGCGCCAGCGACCAGGCCATCGAGGAGGCGGCCAGGGCCGCCGACGCGCACGACTTCATCGTCCGGCTCCCCGACGGCTACGACACCAAGGTCGACCCCAACTCGGCCCGCCTGTCCGGCGGCCAGCTCCAGCGGCTGGCCATCGCCCGCGCCATCCTGCGCGACGCCCCGGTCCTGGTCCTGGACGAGCCGACGACGGGCCTGGACGCGATGGCCGCCCGTCGCGTCGTCAAACCCCTGCGCCGCCTGATGACGGGCCGTACGACGATCATGATCACCCACGATCTCAACCTCGCCCCCGACGCCGACCGGATCCTCGTGGTGGACCGCGGCCGCATCGTGGAGAGGGGCCGCCACGAGGAACTCCTCGCCCGGGGCGGGGCGTACGCCCGGCTGCACCGCTCGCAGAACAACGCGGTGATGGACACCGGTGAACTGCGCATGCCGCTGTGGGAGGAGATCCAGGGGACGGGCGCACCGGGGGCGGCCGCCCAGGGCGGGACCGAGGCGTCGCCGGCGGCGTACGACCACGGGGCCTATGCCCCCGCGGGGGCCTGGACGGCGACGGCCCGGCCCGCCCAGCCCGTCCAGCCCGCCTACGAGTCCCACGGAAGCGTGCCCGGGTACCTCCCCGACGGCCGCCCCCTGTTCCGGGACGAGGAGGCCTGGCCGGGGATATGA
- a CDS encoding EamA family transporter, which produces MTAAPSTSHASGATTPTPAAPAGGPRRFGSLGSLGPVGLVLAGGISVQFGGALAVTLMPRAGALGVVALRLIAAAAVLLVVCRPRLRGHSRADWGTVIAFGIAMGAMNGLFYEAVARIPLGPAVTLEVLGPLCLSVLASRRAINVVWAGLALLGVFLLGGGGFSDLDPTGVGFALGAGAMWATYIVFSARTGRRFPQADGLALAMAVAALLFLPLGITSAGTRLLDPTTLALGSAVALLSSVLPYTLELLALRRLPASTFAILMSLEPAIAATAGFLILGQSLSATEAAAIALVIAASIGAVRTQVGRGRARVEPAPEA; this is translated from the coding sequence GTGACCGCCGCCCCCAGCACCTCCCACGCCTCCGGCGCCACCACGCCGACCCCGGCCGCCCCGGCCGGAGGCCCACGCCGCTTCGGCTCGCTCGGCTCGCTCGGTCCGGTCGGGCTGGTGCTGGCCGGCGGCATCTCGGTCCAGTTCGGCGGCGCCCTCGCCGTGACCCTGATGCCGAGGGCGGGTGCGCTGGGCGTCGTCGCCCTGCGCCTGATCGCGGCGGCGGCCGTCCTCCTCGTGGTCTGCCGCCCCCGGCTGCGCGGCCACTCGCGCGCCGACTGGGGCACGGTGATCGCGTTCGGCATCGCCATGGGCGCGATGAACGGCCTCTTCTACGAGGCGGTCGCCCGCATCCCGCTGGGCCCGGCGGTCACCCTCGAGGTCCTCGGCCCGCTGTGCCTGTCCGTGCTGGCCTCCCGCCGCGCGATCAACGTCGTGTGGGCGGGGCTTGCGCTGCTCGGCGTGTTCCTGCTGGGCGGCGGGGGCTTCAGCGACCTGGACCCCACAGGTGTCGGATTCGCCCTGGGTGCGGGTGCCATGTGGGCGACCTACATAGTCTTCAGCGCCCGCACGGGCCGCCGCTTTCCCCAGGCGGACGGCCTGGCCCTCGCCATGGCGGTGGCCGCGCTGCTCTTCCTCCCCCTGGGCATCACCTCGGCGGGCACTCGCCTGCTGGACCCCACCACCCTCGCTCTCGGTTCGGCGGTGGCCCTGCTCTCCTCGGTCCTGCCCTACACCCTCGAACTGCTGGCGCTGCGCCGCCTGCCCGCCTCCACCTTCGCGATCCTGATGAGCCTGGAGCCGGCGATCGCGGCCACGGCCGGTTTCCTCATCCTCGGCCAGTCCCTCTCCGCCACGGAGGCAGCGGCGATCGCCCTGGTCATCGCGGCGAGCATCGGTGCGGTCCGCACCCAGGTGGGCCGGGGCAGGGCCCGCGTGGAACCGGCACCGGAGGCCTGA
- a CDS encoding TIGR03084 family metal-binding protein, which produces MADPTPVIDDLRAESEELDLLVAELSTAQWRLSSPAPGWTVAHQIAHLHWTDRSAVLAVTDPDAFHARVEKALAAPGSFVDEGAEEGARLAPAELLRTWRAGREALEQALRAAPPGARFPWYGPPMSAASMATARLMETWAHGLDIADALGVVRAPTDRLRHVVRLGVRTRDFAHTVHGLTPPADEFRIELTAPSGELWAYGPEDAPQRVTGPALDFCLLVTQRAHRADLALTATGPDADRWLDIAQAFAGPPGTGRPPKGTEER; this is translated from the coding sequence ATGGCCGACCCGACGCCCGTCATCGACGACCTGCGTGCCGAGAGCGAGGAACTCGACCTGCTCGTGGCCGAGTTGAGCACCGCGCAATGGAGGCTGTCTTCTCCCGCGCCCGGCTGGACCGTCGCCCACCAGATCGCGCACCTGCACTGGACCGACCGCTCGGCCGTGCTCGCCGTGACCGACCCGGACGCCTTCCACGCGCGGGTCGAGAAGGCCCTTGCTGCCCCCGGCTCCTTCGTGGACGAGGGCGCGGAGGAAGGTGCCCGGCTCGCGCCCGCCGAGCTGCTGCGGACGTGGCGCGCGGGACGCGAGGCCCTCGAGCAGGCACTGCGCGCCGCACCGCCCGGCGCCCGCTTCCCCTGGTACGGGCCGCCCATGTCGGCCGCCTCCATGGCCACCGCCCGCCTCATGGAGACCTGGGCCCACGGCCTGGACATCGCCGACGCGCTGGGTGTGGTCCGCGCACCTACCGACCGGCTCCGGCATGTGGTCCGGCTCGGGGTGCGTACCCGCGACTTCGCCCACACCGTCCACGGGCTCACCCCGCCCGCCGACGAGTTCCGCATCGAACTGACCGCCCCTTCAGGTGAGTTGTGGGCGTACGGCCCCGAAGACGCCCCGCAGCGCGTCACCGGCCCCGCCCTCGACTTCTGCCTCCTGGTCACCCAGCGCGCCCACCGCGCCGACCTCGCCCTGACCGCCACCGGCCCGGACGCCGACCGCTGGCTCGACATCGCCCAGGCCTTCGCGGGCCCACCCGGCACCGGCCGCCCGCCGAAGGGAACCGAAGAACGGTGA
- a CDS encoding acyclic terpene utilization AtuA family protein, with protein MNALRIGNFSGFYGDRAAALREMLTGGELDVLTGDYLAELTMMILARDRLKDPSAGYARTFLRQLEDCLGLAHERGVRIVTNAGGLNPAGLADAVRDLAARLGIPVRVAHVEGDDLTAAHPGALAAHAYLGGFGITECLRGGADVVVTGRVTDAALVTGPAAAHFGWGPGEYDRLAGAVVAGHVLECGTQATGGNYAFFREGDVRRPGFPLAEIHADGSSVVTKHPGTGGLVDFGTVTAQLLYETGGGRYAGPDVTARLDTVRLSQDGPDRVRIEGVRGEAPPPTLKTGLNRLGGFRGEVVFVLTGLDIEAKAGLAREQMTDALAKSPPAEVRWELVRTDRGDADTEETASALLRLVVRDPDERLVGRALGGAAVELALASYPGFHVLAPPGKGSPYGVFEDVYVPHGAVDHVAVLHDGRRVPVAPPQDTRPLEAVPEPALPDPLPPGPTRRAPLGLVAGARSGDKGGNANVGVWARSDDAWRWLAHELTAERFRRLIPESRDLPVTRHLLPNLRAVNFVVEGILGAGVAAQARFDPQAKALGEWLRSRHLEIPEALL; from the coding sequence GTGAACGCCCTGCGCATCGGCAACTTCTCCGGCTTCTACGGCGACCGCGCGGCCGCCCTGCGCGAGATGCTCACGGGCGGCGAACTCGACGTCCTGACCGGTGACTACCTCGCCGAACTCACCATGATGATCCTCGCCCGCGACCGGCTGAAGGACCCCTCGGCCGGATACGCCCGCACCTTCCTGCGCCAGCTGGAGGACTGCCTCGGCCTCGCCCACGAACGCGGTGTCAGGATCGTCACCAATGCCGGCGGACTGAATCCGGCGGGACTCGCCGACGCCGTGCGGGACCTGGCCGCCCGGCTCGGCATCCCCGTCCGCGTCGCGCACGTCGAGGGCGACGACCTCACCGCGGCCCACCCCGGCGCTCTCGCCGCCCACGCCTACCTCGGCGGTTTCGGGATCACCGAGTGCCTGCGCGGCGGTGCGGACGTCGTCGTCACCGGGCGGGTGACCGACGCGGCCCTCGTCACCGGGCCCGCCGCCGCCCACTTCGGCTGGGGCCCCGGGGAGTACGACCGGCTCGCGGGCGCCGTCGTCGCCGGACATGTGCTGGAGTGCGGCACCCAGGCCACCGGCGGCAACTACGCGTTCTTCCGGGAGGGGGACGTACGCCGGCCCGGATTCCCGCTCGCCGAGATCCACGCCGACGGCAGCAGCGTCGTCACCAAGCATCCCGGCACCGGCGGCCTGGTGGACTTCGGCACGGTCACCGCCCAGCTGCTGTACGAGACCGGCGGCGGCCGGTACGCCGGGCCCGATGTCACCGCCCGGCTGGACACCGTACGGCTGAGCCAGGACGGGCCGGACCGGGTGCGGATCGAGGGCGTGCGCGGTGAGGCGCCGCCGCCGACGCTGAAGACCGGGCTCAACCGGCTCGGCGGCTTCCGGGGCGAGGTCGTCTTCGTCCTGACCGGACTCGACATCGAGGCCAAGGCCGGCCTGGCGCGCGAGCAGATGACCGACGCGCTCGCCAAGTCGCCGCCGGCCGAGGTCCGGTGGGAGCTGGTACGGACCGACCGGGGCGACGCCGACACGGAGGAGACGGCGAGCGCCCTGCTGCGGCTCGTCGTACGGGATCCGGACGAGCGGCTCGTCGGGCGGGCGCTGGGCGGAGCCGCGGTGGAGCTGGCGCTGGCCAGCTACCCGGGCTTCCATGTGCTCGCCCCACCCGGAAAGGGCTCTCCGTATGGGGTCTTCGAGGATGTGTACGTCCCCCATGGTGCCGTAGACCATGTGGCGGTCCTCCACGACGGACGTCGTGTCCCTGTGGCACCGCCCCAGGACACCCGGCCCCTGGAGGCCGTACCGGAACCGGCTCTCCCGGACCCCCTCCCGCCCGGGCCGACCCGGCGGGCACCGCTCGGCCTGGTCGCCGGGGCCCGCAGCGGGGACAAGGGCGGGAACGCCAACGTGGGTGTCTGGGCGCGCAGTGACGACGCCTGGCGGTGGCTCGCGCACGAGCTGACCGCCGAAAGGTTCCGCCGGCTGATCCCCGAGAGCCGGGACCTGCCCGTCACCCGGCACCTGCTGCCGAACCTCCGTGCGGTCAACTTCGTCGTCGAGGGCATCCTCGGCGCGGGCGTCGCCGCGCAGGCCCGCTTCGATCCGCAGGCCAAGGCACTCGGCGAATGGCTGCGCTCCCGCCACCTGGAGATCCCGGAGGCCCTGCTGTGA